From the genome of Paraburkholderia aromaticivorans, one region includes:
- the lpdA gene encoding dihydrolipoyl dehydrogenase, producing the protein MSKEFDVVVIGAGPGGYIAAIRAAQLGKTVACIEKWKNPAGTLKLGGTCLNVGCIPSKALLASSEEFENASHHLADHGISVENVKVDISKMMARKEGIVEKMTKGIEFLFRKNKITWLKGHGKFTGKTDAGVQIEVSGEGETEVVTAKNVIIATGSKARHLPNIPVDNRIVADNEGALSFDTAPKKLAVIGAGVIGLELGSVWRRLGAEVTVLEALPEFLGAADQALAKEAAKQFKKQGLDIHVGVKVGEVKTTDNGVTIAYTDKDGNAQKLEADRLIVSIGRVPNTDNLGLEAIGLKANERGFIDVDDHCATAVANVYAIGDVVRGPMLAHKAEDEGVLVAEIIDGQKPHIDYNCVPWVIYTEPEIAWVGKTEQQLKAEGREIKTGQFPFMANGRALGINKADGFVKMIADAKTDELLGVHIISANASDLIAEAVVAMEFKAASEDIGRICHPHPSLSEVMREAALAVDKRALNM; encoded by the coding sequence ATGTCCAAAGAATTTGACGTCGTCGTGATCGGCGCGGGCCCTGGCGGTTACATCGCCGCCATCCGCGCAGCGCAGCTCGGCAAGACCGTCGCATGTATCGAAAAATGGAAGAACCCGGCCGGTACGCTGAAGCTCGGCGGCACGTGCCTGAACGTGGGTTGCATTCCGTCGAAGGCGCTGCTCGCGTCGTCGGAAGAGTTTGAAAACGCGTCGCATCACCTCGCCGACCACGGCATCTCCGTGGAAAACGTGAAGGTCGATATCTCGAAGATGATGGCCCGTAAAGAAGGCATCGTCGAGAAGATGACGAAGGGCATCGAATTTCTGTTCCGCAAGAACAAGATCACGTGGCTCAAGGGCCACGGCAAGTTCACCGGCAAGACGGACGCCGGCGTGCAGATCGAAGTGAGCGGCGAAGGCGAAACCGAAGTGGTCACGGCGAAGAACGTGATCATCGCCACGGGTTCGAAGGCACGCCACCTGCCGAACATTCCGGTCGACAACAGGATCGTTGCCGACAACGAAGGCGCGCTGAGCTTCGACACGGCTCCGAAGAAGCTGGCTGTGATCGGCGCAGGCGTGATCGGTCTGGAACTGGGTTCGGTGTGGCGCCGTCTGGGCGCGGAAGTGACCGTGCTCGAAGCGCTGCCGGAATTCCTCGGCGCGGCTGACCAGGCGCTCGCGAAAGAAGCGGCCAAGCAGTTCAAGAAGCAGGGTCTGGACATCCATGTCGGCGTGAAGGTCGGCGAAGTGAAGACGACCGACAACGGCGTGACGATCGCTTACACGGACAAGGACGGCAACGCGCAGAAGCTCGAAGCCGACCGCCTGATCGTGTCGATCGGCCGCGTGCCGAACACCGACAACCTCGGTCTCGAAGCGATCGGCCTGAAGGCCAACGAGCGCGGTTTCATCGACGTGGACGACCATTGCGCGACGGCTGTGGCGAACGTGTACGCGATCGGTGACGTGGTGCGTGGCCCGATGCTCGCGCACAAGGCTGAAGACGAAGGCGTGCTGGTCGCCGAAATCATCGACGGTCAGAAACCGCATATCGACTACAACTGCGTTCCGTGGGTGATCTACACCGAACCGGAAATCGCATGGGTCGGCAAGACGGAACAGCAACTGAAGGCTGAAGGCCGCGAGATCAAGACAGGCCAGTTCCCGTTCATGGCGAACGGCCGCGCGCTTGGCATCAACAAGGCGGATGGTTTCGTCAAGATGATCGCCGACGCGAAGACCGACGAACTGCTCGGCGTGCACATCATCTCGGCCAACGCATCGGACCTGATCGCGGAAGCCGTGGTGGCGATGGAATTCAAGGCGGCGTCGGAAGACATCGGCCGCATTTGCCATCCGCACCCGTCGCTGTCGGAAGTCATGCGCGAGGCGGCACTGGCCGTCGACAAGCGCGCGCTGAACATGTAA